A window of the Verminephrobacter eiseniae EF01-2 genome harbors these coding sequences:
- a CDS encoding acyl carrier protein — MTKYLQEERHDFTEPIEDDMSFDYIGLDSLARVNLLVGLEKECGVSLDPTAAYDFVTVRALSEFVWSVVSGTPMDIKKVLEI, encoded by the coding sequence TTGACAAAATATTTACAGGAAGAGAGGCACGATTTTACCGAGCCCATCGAAGATGATATGTCCTTCGACTATATCGGTCTCGATTCCCTTGCTCGTGTGAACTTGCTCGTTGGATTGGAGAAAGAGTGTGGTGTGTCATTAGACCCCACGGCGGCCTATGACTTCGTTACCGTGCGTGCGCTTTCTGAATTTGTCTGGTCGGTGGTTAGTGGTACGCCGATGGATATAAAGAAAGTATTGGAGATTTAA
- a CDS encoding outer membrane lipoprotein-sorting protein — MLRSSIAFIVRRKFLVIAAITLLTIFFGTQVRNLKIVIDPNTMLPKSHLNVVGTNIAESLFGSKHVVVIGVSAADGGSALRPEVLSVVARMSTQMADIPGVKRHTLMSVSADKAKSISGSETEMRVEPMLDSPINAAAAAQLGKHIADNPIYQGTLVSTDGTVASISFAIKSGQSGFREIMDKVQAVVEKESSSTITINSSGAPVFFAAVERFAQRMAFLFPIALLLIGLIHFEAFRTVQGLILPLVTALLAVIWGLGIMGAAKVPMDAFNATTPILILAVAAGHAVQILKRYYEEYDRTTLANPDDAPAVANEKAIIESLTKVAPVMLTAGFVAALGFFSLITFDVATIRTFGIFTGVGILSALLIELTFIPALRSYLPAPPKAKQVSAQESRRLWDRLSDAVATTVLARRKTIVMAFLLIGAISSGGLLFINQENSTKSYFGKNLPVRQQDRFLNNKMAGTNTLYVVFQGDRPDRMKEPAVLKVIEEAQRYIETLPDVGKTVSIVDLIKQMNRSMNAGAAQFNVLPASQDMVSQYLLLYSMSGQPTDFDSYIDYEYRNANLIVWMKNDSSKYAASIVTSIRDHLQTRLPKGISVQIGGSVPQSSALSETLVHGKILNISQMIFVVFVAGIVIFRSLLAGIYLIVPLLVTVLVNFGVMGVTGIPLNTPNSVASAMAIGIGADYAIYILYRMREELQRLGDFDLALRETLRTAGKAVVYVATAIAGGYSVLMLSFNFYVHIWFGILIVMSMVVSALSALILVPALLKAFPPNFLSRGVRRPLSPALASTAVVLLALGVVMSHQSAQAQELKADEIMERNYQATRVDNSLSEATFRLISSSGQERVRKTFGATKLQLDGVGNRRVIRFLSPSDVRNTTTLLVENAANEDEIWVYLPALKKPRRLAGNNKKSSFVGTDLSYGDLVGHKPQNWTHKFVRQEKLATFTTYVVESVPKSPDIAVDSGYSKRVSWIDKDSFVAIKVDFYDPAGTLLKTADSSELKQVDIKNRKWQPMLVQVKNHQTNGSTIVKMEKFDANTKVSDEYFSVRYLEKEK; from the coding sequence ATGCTTAGAAGTTCAATTGCATTTATCGTTCGGCGAAAATTTTTGGTGATTGCCGCGATTACGTTGCTGACGATTTTTTTTGGGACTCAGGTTCGAAACCTAAAAATTGTGATCGATCCGAACACAATGCTCCCCAAATCACATCTCAACGTCGTGGGCACTAACATTGCTGAGTCCCTGTTCGGGTCTAAACACGTTGTTGTCATTGGCGTAAGTGCGGCCGACGGTGGTAGTGCGTTGCGTCCAGAGGTCTTGTCGGTCGTTGCCAGAATGTCGACGCAGATGGCGGACATTCCTGGTGTCAAGCGCCACACACTGATGAGCGTGTCAGCTGACAAAGCTAAATCGATCTCGGGCTCAGAAACCGAAATGCGTGTTGAACCAATGTTGGATTCGCCAATCAATGCAGCGGCGGCAGCCCAACTTGGAAAGCATATTGCCGACAACCCGATCTATCAGGGAACTCTGGTATCGACCGACGGCACAGTGGCTTCGATCTCCTTTGCGATCAAGTCGGGGCAAAGTGGCTTTCGCGAAATCATGGACAAGGTCCAAGCGGTGGTCGAAAAGGAAAGCAGCTCTACGATCACAATTAACTCAAGCGGTGCGCCGGTTTTTTTCGCTGCGGTCGAGCGATTCGCCCAACGCATGGCGTTTCTGTTTCCAATTGCTCTGCTACTGATCGGACTCATCCACTTTGAGGCATTTCGCACCGTACAAGGACTGATATTGCCTTTGGTGACCGCGTTGCTGGCAGTCATCTGGGGCTTGGGCATCATGGGTGCTGCAAAGGTGCCAATGGACGCATTCAACGCCACAACACCGATCCTCATTCTTGCGGTCGCGGCAGGCCATGCCGTACAGATTCTCAAACGTTACTATGAAGAGTATGACCGAACCACACTAGCGAACCCTGATGACGCGCCAGCCGTAGCCAATGAAAAGGCCATCATCGAATCTCTGACGAAGGTAGCTCCAGTGATGCTAACAGCAGGTTTTGTTGCTGCACTTGGCTTCTTTTCTTTAATCACATTCGACGTGGCCACCATCCGTACATTCGGTATTTTCACAGGGGTCGGCATCCTTAGTGCATTGTTAATCGAACTGACGTTCATTCCAGCGCTGCGCAGCTATTTACCCGCACCACCCAAAGCCAAGCAGGTGAGCGCACAGGAATCTCGCCGCTTGTGGGACAGGCTATCCGATGCGGTGGCTACGACGGTACTTGCCCGTCGCAAGACCATCGTCATGGCATTTTTGTTGATAGGCGCGATCTCTTCGGGTGGCCTGCTGTTCATCAACCAGGAAAACTCCACTAAAAGCTACTTTGGCAAAAATTTGCCTGTGCGCCAGCAGGATCGGTTCCTCAATAACAAGATGGCGGGAACCAACACGCTTTACGTGGTATTCCAAGGTGATCGCCCTGATCGTATGAAGGAACCTGCCGTCCTCAAGGTGATCGAAGAGGCACAACGTTATATTGAGACATTACCCGACGTAGGCAAGACAGTTTCAATCGTCGACCTGATCAAGCAAATGAACCGGTCGATGAACGCCGGTGCAGCGCAGTTCAATGTGCTTCCGGCTTCGCAAGACATGGTTTCTCAGTATCTGCTGCTGTATTCAATGTCCGGGCAGCCGACTGACTTCGATTCTTATATCGACTACGAATACCGCAACGCTAATCTTATTGTGTGGATGAAGAACGACAGCAGCAAGTACGCTGCGTCAATCGTTACAAGCATTCGCGACCACTTGCAGACAAGACTTCCGAAGGGGATCAGTGTTCAGATCGGCGGTAGCGTTCCGCAGTCGTCGGCATTAAGCGAAACGCTTGTACATGGAAAGATACTCAATATATCGCAGATGATCTTCGTGGTCTTCGTGGCTGGGATTGTTATTTTTCGTTCGCTACTTGCAGGCATCTACCTGATCGTCCCGTTGTTGGTAACGGTGTTGGTAAATTTTGGTGTCATGGGTGTCACCGGTATTCCGCTCAATACCCCCAACTCGGTCGCATCAGCGATGGCCATCGGCATCGGTGCCGACTACGCAATCTATATCCTGTATCGTATGCGGGAGGAATTGCAGCGACTCGGAGACTTCGACTTGGCGCTACGTGAGACGCTACGCACGGCGGGGAAAGCAGTGGTTTATGTTGCCACTGCAATCGCCGGAGGGTATTCAGTGCTGATGCTGTCTTTCAACTTCTATGTGCATATTTGGTTCGGCATCCTAATTGTCATGTCGATGGTCGTCAGCGCATTGTCGGCGCTGATCTTGGTGCCTGCGCTGCTTAAAGCCTTTCCGCCTAATTTTCTTAGTCGAGGAGTGCGCCGACCTCTTAGCCCTGCGCTTGCGTCTACTGCTGTCGTGCTGTTGGCTTTAGGTGTCGTAATGTCGCACCAGTCCGCTCAGGCACAGGAACTGAAGGCTGATGAGATCATGGAGCGTAACTATCAGGCTACGCGGGTAGACAACTCGCTGTCGGAGGCAACCTTTCGCCTAATCAGTTCGTCGGGACAGGAGCGTGTGCGCAAGACTTTTGGTGCAACAAAGCTGCAACTTGACGGTGTGGGTAACCGACGCGTCATTCGGTTTTTGTCTCCGAGCGATGTGCGTAACACGACTACACTGCTGGTCGAGAACGCAGCGAACGAAGATGAAATTTGGGTTTACCTACCAGCCTTGAAAAAGCCTAGGCGATTGGCAGGTAACAACAAAAAAAGCAGTTTCGTTGGAACTGATCTGTCCTATGGTGACTTGGTCGGCCATAAGCCACAGAACTGGACTCATAAGTTTGTTCGCCAGGAAAAGCTCGCCACTTTTACGACTTACGTTGTCGAATCAGTGCCAAAGTCGCCGGATATAGCTGTCGACTCAGGTTATTCAAAGCGCGTCAGTTGGATTGACAAGGATAGCTTTGTAGCAATTAAAGTAGATTTTTATGATCCTGCGGGGACATTACTGAAAACAGCGGATAGCTCAGAGCTTAAGCAAGTTGATATAAAAAATAGAAAATGGCAGCCAATGTTGGTTCAAGTCAAGAACCATCAAACAAATGGTAGCACCATTGTGAAAATGGAAAAATTTGATGCCAACACAAAAGTTAGCGACGAGTATTTTTCCGTCCGCTATCTTGAAAAAGAAAAATAG
- a CDS encoding cation transporter, translating into MSASCCGSTCSSQTAASPRYRKVLWAALIINAVMFIVEIAGGLKSGSVSLFADAVDFAGDATNYGISLAVLSMGLAWRSRAAIVKGMSMVAFGLFVLAKTGWAAINGIPPEPLTMGVVAVLALLANGAVALMLYAFRDGDANMRSVWLCSRNDAIGNVAVILAAAGVFGTGSGWPDLVVAVIMAGLALSSGVAIVRQANRELTVQTDSTSTQLKYILRKEEA; encoded by the coding sequence ATGTCTGCCAGTTGCTGTGGTTCTACCTGTTCATCACAAACTGCCGCTAGCCCGCGCTATCGCAAGGTACTATGGGCTGCGCTGATCATCAATGCCGTGATGTTCATTGTCGAAATTGCTGGCGGGCTAAAGTCAGGCTCGGTTTCACTGTTCGCCGATGCGGTTGACTTCGCTGGTGATGCCACCAACTACGGAATCTCGCTAGCCGTGCTATCTATGGGCCTAGCGTGGCGATCACGCGCCGCGATAGTAAAAGGCATGTCGATGGTGGCGTTCGGGCTGTTCGTGCTTGCCAAAACAGGTTGGGCCGCGATCAACGGCATTCCGCCGGAACCACTGACGATGGGTGTTGTCGCAGTGCTGGCGTTGCTCGCAAACGGCGCGGTGGCCCTCATGCTTTATGCCTTTCGTGACGGTGACGCCAATATGCGATCTGTCTGGCTGTGCAGTCGCAACGATGCCATTGGAAATGTTGCGGTGATACTGGCTGCCGCCGGAGTGTTTGGCACTGGTAGTGGTTGGCCTGACCTCGTCGTCGCGGTGATTATGGCAGGACTGGCGCTCTCGTCAGGGGTTGCCATTGTGCGACAAGCCAATCGAGAGTTGACGGTCCAAACTGATTCGACTTCCACTCAGCTTAAATATATCCTCCGAAAGGAAGAGGCATAA
- a CDS encoding MerR family DNA-binding transcriptional regulator codes for MRIGELGQATSVDIETIRYYEKTGLLPDPVHSHNGYRAYSQAHLDRRGVRNSS; via the coding sequence ATGCGCATCGGTGAACTGGGACAAGCCACCAGCGTTGATATCGAAACGATTCGCTACTACGAGAAAACCGGGCTGCTGCCCGATCCTGTACACAGTCACAACGGCTACCGTGCTTACAGCCAAGCGCATCTGGACCGCAGGGGAGTGCGGAATTCTTCATGA
- a CDS encoding heavy-metal-associated domain-containing protein, protein MDGMTCQGCVKRVHAALVPFAETVTVNLNPPLAVLTHLKGNLVDLQDALSGTRYAISLANNQIENFGGDSLVNLSASALLTEAEWKGAYILAKKKPPTQPPTIREVIRQIAMLGGFLGRKCDGQPGVKSLWLGFARVRDFVQGVEHMRLLQDAGEVVCKGMPLTPLRTQPAPAPRATRRWTRRQTHHKRFGARRLTCGSPAGLAACDREFRAIARAQAGQQY, encoded by the coding sequence ATTGACGGCATGACATGCCAAGGCTGCGTCAAGCGTGTTCACGCCGCTTTGGTTCCGTTTGCTGAAACGGTGACAGTGAATCTCAATCCGCCTCTTGCGGTTTTGACGCACCTTAAGGGTAATTTGGTTGATCTGCAAGACGCCTTGTCTGGTACACGTTATGCAATAAGCCTTGCAAATAACCAAATAGAGAACTTCGGAGGCGACTCTCTTGTCAACTTGAGCGCCAGTGCGCTGTTGACCGAGGCAGAGTGGAAGGGGGCGTACATTTTGGCGAAGAAAAAACCGCCGACTCAGCCACCGACCATTCGTGAAGTCATCCGGCAAATCGCCATGCTCGGCGGCTTCCTGGGCCGCAAGTGCGATGGACAGCCCGGCGTCAAATCGCTCTGGCTTGGCTTTGCTCGGGTCAGGGATTTCGTGCAGGGTGTTGAGCATATGCGCTTGCTTCAGGATGCGGGGGAAGTTGTGTGTAAGGGCATGCCCCTGACCCCGTTACGCACCCAGCCAGCGCCCGCGCCGCGGGCGACCCGGCGGTGGACGCGCCGCCAAACGCATCACAAGCGCTTCGGGGCAAGGCGCCTCACCTGCGGATCACCCGCCGGCCTCGCAGCGTGCGATCGGGAGTTCCGGGCGATTGCCCGGGCGCAGGCCGGTCAACAGTACTAA
- a CDS encoding MaoC family dehydratase has translation MIKHQLCAQRYFEDFALGERMNLPSRTMTDALFAAFQLASGDNHPIHYDVQYCRAQGMPHMLAHGFQVLIQTAAGAGLFPHMVEESLKAFIEQSSRFLAPVYAGDTLYCSLTVSELIAGRTTGVLTMRSEIFNQDRVCVMDGVQKYLLRKRGTPSHGPTGIRPPSIAPQA, from the coding sequence ATGATCAAGCATCAGCTTTGCGCACAGCGCTATTTCGAGGACTTCGCGCTCGGCGAGCGCATGAATCTGCCCTCGCGCACCATGACGGACGCGCTGTTCGCGGCGTTCCAACTGGCCAGCGGTGACAACCATCCGATCCATTACGACGTGCAATACTGCCGCGCACAGGGCATGCCGCATATGCTGGCGCATGGCTTTCAGGTGCTGATACAGACCGCTGCCGGCGCGGGTCTGTTTCCCCATATGGTCGAGGAGTCGCTCAAGGCATTCATCGAGCAAAGCAGCCGCTTTCTCGCACCCGTGTATGCGGGCGATACGCTGTATTGCAGCCTGACGGTCAGCGAACTGATTGCGGGCCGCACGACCGGCGTGCTGACGATGCGCTCGGAAATCTTCAACCAAGACCGCGTATGCGTGATGGATGGGGTGCAAAAGTACCTCTTGCGCAAGCGTGGAACGCCCAGCCACGGCCCCACCGGCATCCGGCCGCCGTCGATCGCGCCACAGGCGTGA
- a CDS encoding tripartite tricarboxylate transporter substrate binding protein — protein sequence MTDFLPRFAAAMALGACLLAATPSANADAPYPARPLRMVVPYAAGGPTDTFARALAESWARQLGVAVLVDNRSGAGTVVGTEVVAKAVPDGYTMLMTTVAHAANQRIYAKLPYRTVEDFAAVGLAARAPLVVLVNKSVPAATLPDFIAYLRTRPGKVNYGSAGVGSAPHLAAELLNHMAGTYAVHVPYRGSAPALADLIGGHVEFMLDSTASGLAQVRSGSVRLLATSMSQRLPQTPDTPAVAEAVPGYEAYTWNGLFVPAATPAPVIRKLSDSLGRALQDPALKSKAHGLGLMLEEQPTAAALDAFLQVELDKWGRVAAAARITAE from the coding sequence ATGACTGATTTTCTCCCCCGGTTCGCTGCCGCGATGGCGCTGGGTGCCTGCCTGCTGGCCGCCACCCCGTCAGCCAATGCCGATGCGCCATATCCTGCGCGTCCGCTCCGGATGGTCGTGCCCTATGCCGCCGGCGGTCCGACCGACACCTTCGCTCGCGCGCTGGCCGAAAGCTGGGCCAGACAGCTTGGCGTTGCGGTGCTCGTGGACAACCGCTCCGGCGCCGGCACGGTGGTAGGCACCGAAGTCGTCGCCAAGGCCGTGCCGGATGGCTACACCATGCTGATGACCACCGTGGCGCACGCGGCGAACCAGCGCATCTACGCCAAGCTCCCCTATCGGACGGTGGAAGATTTTGCGGCCGTGGGCCTGGCCGCGCGCGCCCCGCTGGTGGTACTGGTCAACAAGTCGGTTCCGGCAGCGACACTGCCGGACTTCATTGCCTACCTCCGAACCCGCCCGGGCAAGGTGAACTACGGCTCGGCGGGTGTCGGCAGCGCTCCGCACCTGGCGGCAGAACTGCTCAACCACATGGCCGGCACATATGCCGTCCATGTGCCGTATCGCGGCAGCGCGCCAGCGCTGGCAGACTTGATCGGCGGGCATGTCGAATTCATGCTTGACAGCACGGCCAGCGGTCTGGCCCAAGTGCGCTCGGGCAGCGTGCGGCTGCTCGCCACCTCGATGAGCCAGCGCCTGCCCCAGACGCCAGACACGCCCGCAGTGGCGGAGGCGGTGCCCGGGTACGAGGCCTATACCTGGAACGGCTTGTTCGTGCCGGCCGCAACGCCCGCGCCGGTCATCCGCAAGCTGTCGGATTCGCTGGGCCGTGCGCTGCAGGATCCGGCACTCAAAAGCAAGGCCCATGGGCTTGGCCTCATGCTGGAGGAGCAGCCCACAGCCGCTGCGCTCGACGCCTTCTTGCAGGTCGAACTGGACAAATGGGGCCGCGTCGCGGCGGCCGCCCGGATAACCGCCGAGTAA
- a CDS encoding transglutaminase-like domain-containing protein, whose amino-acid sequence MTDENLPSSPESPELLQPTRMLDFQTDNIRALVNKRGWRQQSRQEDAARAVYEFCREEILFGYNSDADDMPASRVLAEGVGHCNTKATLLMALLRSVGIPCRLHAFTIHKNLQRGALTPFVYFMAPREIIHTWAEAKLGNQWVVLEGLILDSGYLEAVQHRFTHCAHPFLGYAVATADLQKPRVEWTGGDTFIQRDGIARELGIYKSPDEFYAKQGTNLCGIKGWLYRNYFYKRLNENISNIRGGFNQMANHDQQCSH is encoded by the coding sequence ATGACGGACGAAAATTTGCCAAGTTCACCGGAATCACCGGAACTCCTACAACCGACCAGAATGCTTGATTTTCAAACTGACAACATTCGCGCCCTCGTGAACAAGCGGGGGTGGCGGCAGCAAAGTCGTCAGGAAGATGCTGCACGTGCAGTCTACGAGTTTTGCCGAGAAGAAATTTTGTTTGGTTATAACTCTGATGCAGACGACATGCCAGCTTCGCGCGTGCTGGCGGAAGGAGTCGGGCACTGCAACACGAAAGCTACCCTACTGATGGCCTTGTTGCGATCAGTTGGCATCCCGTGCCGGTTGCATGCCTTTACGATACACAAGAACTTACAACGTGGGGCACTCACACCCTTCGTGTACTTCATGGCTCCGCGCGAGATTATTCATACCTGGGCCGAGGCGAAACTTGGGAATCAATGGGTAGTATTGGAGGGATTGATTCTGGACAGTGGCTACCTGGAAGCTGTTCAGCATCGATTTACTCACTGTGCCCATCCTTTTCTTGGTTACGCAGTAGCAACAGCCGATCTACAAAAACCACGGGTAGAATGGACGGGGGGCGATACATTCATCCAGCGTGATGGCATTGCGAGAGAACTAGGAATTTATAAATCCCCGGACGAATTTTATGCCAAACAAGGGACGAATCTATGTGGAATCAAAGGATGGCTATATCGCAACTATTTTTATAAGCGATTGAACGAAAATATATCGAATATTCGTGGTGGTTTTAATCAGATGGCCAATCATGACCAACAATGTAGTCACTAA
- a CDS encoding DUF1302 family protein yields MRIRYFFNAICIAALFQGVPVMVQGMPFGECRTGYWSSNRNLDDKEAISKATCFVNWHPSLGEGMRLGMNARLGTRDAGDGEGAHGRLREGFLEIESGALTWRIGRQIIAWGRSDRINPTDSLSPRDLTLLVPDDDEQRIGINAGLVRYNIDNSLSVTAVVAQFEANRIPQGSLPQNLIRSTEPSRPEWALKLDRSGGGVDWSISYFDGFDGFARYRVDFASPTTPVFRSAYERVQTLGADFAWAQGAWTMRGEFSYSHLEQSCVPCELNRRKVARAVLGVDRDFWDTANINFQLFSVVRSYQDLESVPAARKPFALALDRLDSEFAAREWGMTFRVSNRFLNDRLKLELAAIADMTNQSLVLRPRASYAFNDSLKLGVGIDYFRGDNQTFFGARKRNDTAFVELSLIY; encoded by the coding sequence ATGCGGATCAGATACTTCTTTAATGCGATCTGTATTGCAGCACTGTTTCAAGGCGTTCCCGTAATGGTGCAGGGGATGCCATTCGGTGAATGCCGGACAGGTTACTGGTCTTCAAACCGGAACCTTGATGATAAAGAAGCCATATCGAAGGCGACATGTTTTGTTAACTGGCATCCTTCTCTCGGCGAAGGTATGCGATTGGGGATGAACGCGCGCCTGGGCACTCGTGACGCTGGCGATGGCGAAGGTGCCCATGGGCGACTTCGCGAAGGTTTTTTGGAGATTGAGTCAGGCGCACTCACTTGGCGTATCGGACGTCAGATTATCGCCTGGGGTCGCTCTGATCGAATCAACCCTACTGACAGTCTATCGCCGCGTGATTTAACACTGCTCGTGCCGGATGACGACGAGCAGCGCATTGGTATCAATGCAGGACTTGTTCGTTACAATATTGACAATTCGCTATCGGTAACGGCGGTTGTTGCCCAGTTCGAGGCAAACAGGATTCCGCAAGGCTCTCTGCCCCAAAATTTGATCCGATCCACTGAACCTAGCCGCCCTGAATGGGCTCTCAAGTTAGACAGGTCTGGTGGTGGCGTCGATTGGTCTATTTCCTATTTCGACGGCTTTGATGGCTTCGCGCGGTACAGAGTTGACTTCGCGTCGCCAACGACGCCAGTGTTCCGAAGCGCCTACGAACGGGTGCAAACTTTAGGTGCTGACTTCGCGTGGGCACAAGGTGCATGGACGATGCGTGGTGAATTTTCTTATTCCCACTTAGAGCAGAGTTGTGTCCCCTGTGAGTTGAATCGACGCAAGGTGGCTCGCGCAGTTCTTGGTGTTGATCGAGATTTTTGGGACACTGCGAATATTAATTTCCAATTGTTCTCCGTCGTCCGCAGCTATCAAGACCTCGAGTCCGTGCCCGCTGCGCGGAAGCCTTTTGCTCTCGCCTTGGATCGTCTTGATTCTGAGTTTGCTGCCCGGGAATGGGGTATGACGTTTCGTGTTTCAAACCGCTTCCTCAATGATCGACTCAAGCTAGAGTTGGCCGCAATCGCAGACATGACGAACCAGAGCTTAGTATTGCGTCCGCGTGCCAGCTACGCATTCAATGATTCGCTCAAGCTCGGCGTTGGAATCGACTATTTCCGAGGAGATAACCAGACGTTCTTTGGTGCCAGAAAAAGGAACGACACCGCTTTTGTCGAATTGAGTCTAATTTATTGA
- a CDS encoding flavin-containing monooxygenase translates to MLDCLIIGGGHCGLMCGYLFGRAGVKNYLVVDASARAGDVWRNRPRNLRLFTSRQFCRLADLSMPDDQNGFPSGEEFADHVERFAIDKAINVSFSTRVIRLFRSEGGFVAELENGNKLSSKTVINATGSNQIPTYPIFAKKIASTVHQIVASEFRDANHLPNGWRVGVIGDGASGRQIALELADRHQVYLARGRVRKLVPNVVFGRDVFWWLDKIGLLFAGRDTIVAKIMRKRDPIPVASANDRQLAVRGVKLKPRAVDVHDDYLLFSDGSRERVDAVIWCVGYRENTDWIALPSIDRDKSLSEHHGRTSEDGFFVVGRKWLTCRASELVLGCERDASMVIGLVLESM, encoded by the coding sequence GTGCTAGATTGTCTAATCATTGGTGGCGGTCATTGTGGTCTCATGTGCGGTTATTTGTTTGGGCGTGCTGGAGTAAAAAACTACTTGGTTGTTGATGCCTCCGCTCGTGCTGGTGATGTATGGCGGAATCGTCCGCGCAACTTGCGCCTCTTCACCTCTCGCCAATTTTGTCGTCTTGCTGACCTATCCATGCCAGATGACCAGAACGGGTTTCCTTCGGGCGAAGAATTTGCTGATCACGTCGAGCGATTTGCTATCGATAAGGCGATCAATGTGTCGTTTAGTACGCGAGTTATTCGCTTGTTTCGATCTGAAGGTGGATTTGTTGCTGAACTTGAGAATGGCAATAAATTAAGTAGTAAGACCGTGATCAATGCCACTGGATCGAACCAGATTCCAACTTATCCGATATTCGCAAAAAAAATAGCCTCGACAGTTCATCAAATAGTGGCATCTGAATTCCGCGATGCTAATCATTTGCCGAATGGATGGAGAGTTGGTGTCATTGGTGACGGCGCGAGCGGGCGGCAAATCGCACTTGAGCTTGCTGATCGGCATCAGGTCTATCTTGCGCGGGGTCGGGTGCGCAAGCTTGTTCCGAATGTAGTGTTCGGTCGTGACGTGTTCTGGTGGTTGGACAAAATTGGCCTGTTATTTGCTGGACGTGACACTATCGTCGCCAAAATCATGAGGAAGCGTGATCCGATTCCTGTGGCATCTGCCAACGATAGACAGCTAGCCGTTCGGGGCGTCAAGCTAAAACCTCGTGCCGTAGATGTGCATGACGACTATCTCCTTTTTTCGGACGGATCGCGGGAGCGCGTCGATGCTGTGATCTGGTGTGTCGGGTACAGGGAGAATACGGACTGGATCGCTCTGCCATCGATTGATCGCGATAAATCCTTAAGCGAACACCACGGGAGAACGTCAGAAGACGGCTTTTTCGTGGTTGGACGTAAGTGGCTTACTTGCCGCGCATCAGAGCTAGTACTTGGCTGCGAGCGTGATGCGAGCATGGTGATTGGCCTTGTTCTTGAAAGTATGTAA